A segment of the Lolium perenne isolate Kyuss_39 chromosome 3, Kyuss_2.0, whole genome shotgun sequence genome:
acgaccaccgcaccggaacatccccgccggacttccctggtctacccgagccctcgcgatcctcgtcagccggctgcctgccggagccgcttcatcgacgccgtcatcaaccggaccggatcatccccgccgtacctcgaaaccatatgctcatccagcagtctaccgcagtcgcttcagctgagccgcttcgccggatccgtcgtccaccgcatcggatcttgctcaccgacaccgctgtgcatgaaccggatctgcttcaccggcgctgtgcatgatctaaacatttctactatcgcttttctattgcttgcctgcaagttcttgtttaatcttgggggaacctgtttgtgctaacgacgcgccgttacgtttttgcagatgagatgagtaatcatgaagtgtaatggccgtctctccaaccccaagtagcacatgtagcgtacttcatcaccggatctatcaaccccaggaagatctgttgtgactcccacatagtgcttctcctaatgtaagtcccttgttttagcgccatgttctgggttcagatgcttgtttgtctgaagctcttttagttcattcctagctatgaccgtaacacgttgctattttctacttcattgctaactttaagcgattgaacattttagtttgcattccctgctctgtagatgtagccatcataacttctatcttgcgcagtcgttgttacaaaaattataggtattatagtaacatcctgctattatttagttcatggccaattttaagtaattgcacatgttggttcgcattccctgctctatagcttttggcatcgtaacttctatatttggtttacattccctgctctgtagatctagccatcataactttatcttgctcagtcgttgttacaaaaattatggcctgctactatgttgtttgtgccaattttttactccatgaacatgttggctttcattccctgtactacaggtgatgccattgttttgtatctagttcattgtaagctaacaaagtaaggacttagtttggcatgctatcactctgctatctagcctgtagtacaaataaacttgtcatactactagataataattttgcgtgccatcttgttcttcaaaagctgcattattgacttgtttctctgacttggcatgacgctcacatatggaaagctgaacatattggtttgcattccctcttatacaagttcacaggtgatcccactatattctgtagctggtccatcctaagctccagcattaactatcatctatgtgttgctcattacaagtttatatcccgaaacatcttgatttgcatccccttcactataagttcaggagtattatttagttcacggccaaaatgaagtaattgcacttggcacatgttggttcacattccctcctctttagcttttgccatcgtaacttctatttttggtttacattcctcgctttcgtagatgtagccatcataacttcatcttgctcgatcgttgttacaaaatttatagcctcgctactatgttgttcatgccaattttgtactccctgaacatgttggtttgcatgggactcgacagtaataagtctgctgtttcattctaacatgctctgttatattggctgttggtatgcggcatgcactctttagcttattgtgcgcattacaatgatcttgttataacgatgaaatgatgagttccaaattctttggtaaacaatattgtagtgtctttgcctttccattgttgctgtcttaacttgtaatgtctttgtttcagatataggtgctgcatggacaacttaaaagatttgccggatcccttcattgtattgctaggtttaattaccattcaatttctctgggttctgtaatattttttcaatgccttgcagctgatgtaatatttagttagtttttatagttcgttcgcgcattttttctttggtgcttctggtaagtgaggctatcgtaTTAAATCAATGTcgcgtaaatattctcgatagctaaatcacgaattcccatcccttaaacggcccaattaagcgaaatcacatatgtgccggccgcaaaatcctaaagcgcctattacgtggCATATAAACAAGCAACTAAACgggtggcccacttacttattgggccagcccacttgatttactgtggaccccacacttttattggaccggcccacttgctttaaggtggaccccacccactactgggccggcccactaactagttgggccagcccaattgcttttgtggtggcccccacatactaaatgggccggccctttaaaacgaaagtgggacccacctgtgtttttggcccggcccactatcttgttgggccagaccacttgctatatggtggaccccacatactaaatgggccggccctttaacaagaaagtgggacccacctgtgtttttggcccggcccactagcatgttgggccggcccactggctatatggtggaccccccgtcctaaatgggccgccctttaacagaaagtgggacccaccggtgtttttggcccgcccactatcttgttgggccggcccacttgctatatggtggaccccacatactaaatgggccgccttTTAActcggaaagtgggacccaccggtgttttggcccgcccactatcttgttgggcggcccacttgctatatggtggaccccacatactaaatgggccaccctttaaccggaaagtgggacccactgtgtttttggcccgcccactatcttgttgggcggcccacttgctatatggtggaccccacatactaaatgggtctggccctttaacaggaaagtgggacccaccggtgcttttggcccggcccactggcttgttgggccagcccatttgatcaaatgtggaccccacgtactaaatgggccggcccgatagcaggaaagtgggacccacatgcttattaggccggcccaataacttcttgggccggcccagttgctttaatgtggaccccactttgtaaatgggccggcccgatagcaggaaagtgggtcccacatgtcttgtgggccggcccttttgcctgttgaccggtcaacgagtgcattcggcccggcccacatgcttagtgggccggcccattaaagtgttgaccagtcaaccttagaggttaggcccggcccacgtaactaatggaccagcccagctatatagttgaccggtcaaactaagtcagctggccccgcccgcaaacttaatgggccggcccgcttaagacgtggcaggcctcgtgtgggcctaccatctaccacggggtttcagccggttaacgccgttaactgccagttaacggcgtctgccacgtgtcagtttgcatgacgtcaatagtcaacgggctcccggaaacacttgggcaacagtccgattttccgtggcggaagggcgcccaagcgcgacggaccgaaaaaatcgtcgtaggactttgcctgacgcagtttccacaatagaacccatatcgtcgggttaggcccataggcgacgaaaaacaccccttagcggacgattttgagacgttgcctatcagaacttttcttgtagtgtgtgaAGCCCAAACCGTCTGGCAAAGAAGGCGTCGCGCGCCCACGCCGGCGAGGCGGCGAGGACGGCGAACAGCACCGTCATTCCCCCGTAAACGATCTCCCGCGGCGGCCGGGCCTGCATCACCCTCGCCGCGACGTGCCTCGCGAAAACCGCCCTCTCCGTCGCGCTCGGACCCTGCGACGCCCGCGCCCGCTCCTCGATCGCAGCCGCGAAACCTCGGTACATCCCCCAGTCCCGCTTCGCCCCGTCTCCTCCAGAGCCGGCGATCTGCGCGGAGTTGGCGTTGCCCAGCCCGGAACGCACGGCCCCGGGGACCAACTTCACGACGTGCACCCCGAACGGCCGGAGCTCCACCCTCAGCGCGTCGGTGGCGGCGTGCACGGCAGCCTTGGTCGCGCAGTAGCCGCCCGCCCACGGCGTGGCGGCCGTGCCAACCACGCTCCCCACGTTCACCACGCGGCCGGAGCGGCGCGACACCATGCCCGGCGCCACGGCGCGCACGAGCCGGAGCTGGCCGAGGAGGTTCACGTCAAATGCGCGGCGCACGGCCTCGCCGCCGCCGAGCTCGGCCAGCGGGCCCATGCAGCCGACCCCGGCGTTGTTGACCAGCACGTCTATGCGTCCGTGGTCCTTCATCACGCGGGACACGGTCTCGTCGACGCTAGCGTCCGAGGTGACGTCGAGCGGGAGGCGGTCGACGGCGAAGTCGGCGAGGCCCGCGACGCGGTCGGGGACGTCGGTTGCTACGACGCGGCAGCCGAGAGCGGCGAAGGCACGGCAGTACTCGTAGCCGATGCTGCCCTCGCCACACCCAGTAATGAGCACCACCGGCGACGCTGACTCGCCCTCGCCATCATCGGCACCTTTGCCGACGTTATCCATAGGATCGACAATCCGTGAATCCGATGGTACGTACGGCTGCGTGCAAGTGCGACGGATCATAAGCTGATATATAGGATAGATTGCATGTTTGGGATGTCCGTCGAGGGAGGAATATGCAAGGGATATGCGACTGCTCTTGGCGCATTCTTCCTTTCTTCAGGACCTCCGGCCGGCCGGTCGGCCGGCGAGGTCTGTCTGAACTTAAACTCCTTTGCTAGAATACTCAACACATCACCAGTTGTCAGCTGTCATATCATAAGATTTATGTATGCGCCAGCACCCTCACTGCACAGTCACACAGCTGAAGCAACGAGCTTTTGTTCTGGTTAATAACACAGGTGATGTTTCATCATCATGCATTCACACAGCTGAAGCAACAAGCTTTTGTTCAGGCAATGCTTGGTCGACCAAATATTCCATTTGCCGTCTGTTTTCCAAAACGCACGGCAAACGAATGAGACTTTGCCATCTGTTTTCCAGATTCAATATTTGTTGTGTGTTTGCGAAAAATACACACGGCAAAGAGTCCAGACACGTGTCTACTCCGTTAGGCAAACCAGACCATCGAGTCATTTTTTTGACCGAGTTAGCTGAAA
Coding sequences within it:
- the LOC127340178 gene encoding short-chain dehydrogenase ptmH-like, producing the protein MDNVGKGADDGEGESASPVVLITGCGEGSIGYEYCRAFAALGCRVVATDVPDRVAGLADFAVDRLPLDVTSDASVDETVSRVMKDHGRIDVLVNNAGVGCMGPLAELGGGEAVRRAFDVNLLGQLRLVRAVAPGMVSRRSGRVVNVGSVVGTAATPWAGGYCATKAAVHAATDALRVELRPFGVHVVKLVPGAVRSGLGNANSAQIAGSGGDGAKRDWGMYRGFAAAIEERARASQGPSATERAVFARHVAARVMQARPPREIVYGGMTVLFAVLAASPAWARDAFFARRFGLHTLQEKF